One window of Etheostoma spectabile isolate EspeVRDwgs_2016 chromosome 6, UIUC_Espe_1.0, whole genome shotgun sequence genomic DNA carries:
- the LOC116691056 gene encoding uncharacterized protein LOC116691056 isoform X3: protein MLVNLKVSFLDQMKLPDLIDLSFILILVSNSKGKNWTVTVDRRIDATPGSNVTIPCYFTYPVKYHTEDVQVHWKVKNNLTGFNEKLNAFVFHPNDTYVLEKYRGKTKLTGDKAKGDCTLKIFKILEYEKNIYVRVLAKDNYSFKKDLVTIGVSGNKSVSLKPDFIPIPSPTFETTEYMAVFSTVGTPREASLYMAIFVPVAALLIIIFVIAIVLCLKKRRSQSFTREESGYYENVSRASSNQAKRKTSCTTQDNKKLSELKAIDEPVYINIEAIPGQMDQSMDHTDNTYGNVDYEK, encoded by the exons ATGTTGGTTAACCTCAAAGTGTCTTTCTTGGATCAGATGAAGCTCCCAGACCTGATTGATCTTAGTTTCATATTGATCCTGGTCTCTAATTCAAAAG GTAAAAACTGGACTGTTACTGTCGACAGAAGGATTGATGCAACACCGGGTTCAAACGTGACCATACCATGTTACTTTACCTATCCAGTCAAATACCACACTGAAGATGTTCAAGTTCActggaaagtaaaaaataacCTTACTGGCTTCAACGAAAAActaaatgcatttgttttccACCCAAATGACACATATGTGCTTGAGAAGTACAGAGGAAAGACCAAACTCACTGGAGATAAAGCCAAAGGTGACTGCACCCTGAAGATCTTTAAAATCTTGGAGtatgaaaaaaatatctatgtGAGAGTTCTTGCAAAGGACAATTACAGTTTCAAGAAAGATTTGGTCACCATTGGTGTGTCTG GTAATAAATCAGTCAGTCTTAAGCCAG ATTTCATACCAATACCATCACCCACCTTTGAAACAACAGAAT ACATGGCGGTTTTCTCCACAGTGGGTACGCCCAGGGAGGCTTCCCTGTATATGGCTATCTTTGTTCCAGTCGCTGCACTTCTGATCATTATTTTTGTCATTGCAATCGTCCTTtgcctaaaaaaaagaag GTCACAATCTTTTACCAGGGAGGAGTCTGGATATTATGAAAATGTTAGCCGAGCATCATCAAACCAAGCCAAAAG AAAAACATCTTGTACAACACAAGATAACAAGAAACTTTCTGAACTGAAGGCCATTGATGAACCTGTCTACATCAACATTGAG GCTATACCAGGTCAGATGGATCAAAGTATGGATCACACAGACAATACATACGGAAATGTGGATTATGAAAAGTAG
- the LOC116691035 gene encoding myelin-associated glycoprotein isoform X1 yields the protein MDSLKWTLFFVCLCFKVSQTEGSSWTIKVPSSVKGLLESCVVIPCSFNYPEPNKGVKKFTGMWYKGTHEFIYHPDKSKMEQEYQSRTELLGNIGQKNCSLKIDRLQQSDRGPFHFRIEMEGYEKYSYKDNAVTITMSEPSPIQFSIKEKIVEGDKVFASCSVSHSCPTSPPVFTWSHIGEIHFQAERLDNGQWTAKSTLNFQATSADHNKSLQCTVTYNGGQQNKKSRDLKVNYAPVNVTIEHKSDVKEGEDVQLRCSSDAHPRASSYQWHNETGAQLHQGNIYMLRNVSRHTGALYCTVINTVGRANSNPVQLNVLFAPEIKTASSCSSEEDMVKCVCVVESKPPSMVYFLLSDKVLPRTKVEKHGFVTIGTLRANFGSSEPVYCLANNTLGNANLTLPLPKSKMLNLYIIIASGAGGILVMLLITVIVVKKCRGRSKDAPTPRMSSQKTDKDVVLSQYAATKRIERPYEDVQCSGTYVDDHVYGNMETDCDEAVYANV from the exons ATGGACTCTCTCAAGTGGactctgttttttgtgtgcctttGCTTTAAAG TTTCTCAAACTGAAGGCTCATCTTGGACAATTAAGGTGCCGTCCTCAGTAAAAGGTCTCCTTGAATCCTGTGTGGTGATCCCCTGCTCGTTCAACTACCCAGAACCAAACAAGGGGGTCAAGAAATTCACTGGGATGTGGTACAAGGGGACACATGAGTTCATCTATCACCCAGACAAGTCAAAAATGGAGCAGGAGTATCAGAGTAGGACAGAGCTGCTGGGAAACATCGGACAGAAGAACTGTTCACTGAAGATTGATCGCCTTCAACAAAGTGACCGAGGGCCATTTCATTTCAGGATCGAAATGGAAGGCTATGAAAAGTATTCTTACAAAGATAATGCAGTTACCATTACAATGA GTGAACCAAGTCCCATCCAGTTCTCTATAAAAGAGAAGATAGTGGAAGGTGATAAGGTGTTTGCATCCTGCTCAGTGTCTCATTCCTGCCCCACCTCTCCTCCTGTCTTCACCTGGAGTCACATTGGAGAGATACATTTCCAAGCAGAGCGGCTTGACAATGGCCAGTGGACAGCAAAATCTACCCTGAATTTTCAAGCTACCAGCGCTGATCACAACAAGTCTTTACAGTGCACTGTAACATACAATGGAGGGCAGCAGAACAAGAAATCCAGAGACCTCAAAGTAAATT ATGCCCCAGTAAATGTGACGATTGAGCACAAGTCAGATGTAAAGGAGGGAGAAGATGTGCAGCTGCGATGCTCCAGTGATGCTCACCCCCGTGCCAGCAGCTATCAGTGGCATAATGAAACTGGTGCTCAGCTGCATCAAGGAAACATCTACATGCTGCGAAACGTCTCTAGACACACAGGAGCTCTGTACTGTACTGTCATCAATACAGTAGGACGAGCCAATTCAAACCCTGTGCAGCTTAATGTGTTAT TTGCCCCTGAGATCAAGACGgcttcttcctgctcttcagaGGAAGATAtggtaaagtgtgtgtgcgttgtggaGTCCAAGCCTCCCAGCATGGTCTATTTTTTGCTTTCTGACAAAGTCTTGCCAAGGACCAAGGTAGAGAAACATGGCTTTGTTACCATTGGGACTCTGCGGGCAAATTTCGGATCTTCTGAACCTGTCTATTGTCTGGCAAACAATACCCTGGGCAATGCCAACCTCACACTCCCTTTACCTAAAAgtaag ATGCTGAATCTTTATATTATCATTGCTTCTGGAGCAGGCGGGATTTTGGTGATGCTTTTAATAACAGTAATAGTTGTTAAAAAATG CAGGGGGAGGTCTAAGGATGCACCAACACCTCGCATGAGCTCACAGAAAACAGATAAAGATGTGGTGCTCTCTCAGTATGCTGCAACAAAAAG AATAGAAAGGCCATATGAGGATGTACAGTGCTCTGGCACTTACGTCGATGATCATGTATATGGCAACATGGAG ACTGACTGCGATGAAGCAGTGTATGCCAACGTGTAA
- the LOC116691035 gene encoding myelin-associated glycoprotein isoform X2, whose product MDSLKWTLFFVCLCFKVSQTEGSSWTIKVPSSVKGLLESCVVIPCSFNYPEPNKGVKKFTGMWYKGTHEFIYHPDKSKMEQEYQSRTELLGNIGQKNCSLKIDRLQQSDRGPFHFRIEMEGYEKYSYKDNAVTITMSEPSPIQFSIKEKIVEGDKVFASCSVSHSCPTSPPVFTWSHIGEIHFQAERLDNGQWTAKSTLNFQATSADHNKSLQCTVTYNGGQQNKKSRDLKVNYAPVNVTIEHKSDVKEGEDVQLRCSSDAHPRASSYQWHNETGAQLHQGNIYMLRNVSRHTGALYCTVINTVGRANSNPVQLNVLFAPEIKTASSCSSEEDMVKCVCVVESKPPSMVYFLLSDKVLPRTKVEKHGFVTIGTLRANFGSSEPVYCLANNTLGNANLTLPLPKNEMLNLYIIIASGAGGILVMLLITVIVVKKCRGRSKDAPTPRMSSQKTDKDVVLSQYAATKRIERPYEDVQCSGTYVDDHVYGNMETDCDEAVYANV is encoded by the exons ATGGACTCTCTCAAGTGGactctgttttttgtgtgcctttGCTTTAAAG TTTCTCAAACTGAAGGCTCATCTTGGACAATTAAGGTGCCGTCCTCAGTAAAAGGTCTCCTTGAATCCTGTGTGGTGATCCCCTGCTCGTTCAACTACCCAGAACCAAACAAGGGGGTCAAGAAATTCACTGGGATGTGGTACAAGGGGACACATGAGTTCATCTATCACCCAGACAAGTCAAAAATGGAGCAGGAGTATCAGAGTAGGACAGAGCTGCTGGGAAACATCGGACAGAAGAACTGTTCACTGAAGATTGATCGCCTTCAACAAAGTGACCGAGGGCCATTTCATTTCAGGATCGAAATGGAAGGCTATGAAAAGTATTCTTACAAAGATAATGCAGTTACCATTACAATGA GTGAACCAAGTCCCATCCAGTTCTCTATAAAAGAGAAGATAGTGGAAGGTGATAAGGTGTTTGCATCCTGCTCAGTGTCTCATTCCTGCCCCACCTCTCCTCCTGTCTTCACCTGGAGTCACATTGGAGAGATACATTTCCAAGCAGAGCGGCTTGACAATGGCCAGTGGACAGCAAAATCTACCCTGAATTTTCAAGCTACCAGCGCTGATCACAACAAGTCTTTACAGTGCACTGTAACATACAATGGAGGGCAGCAGAACAAGAAATCCAGAGACCTCAAAGTAAATT ATGCCCCAGTAAATGTGACGATTGAGCACAAGTCAGATGTAAAGGAGGGAGAAGATGTGCAGCTGCGATGCTCCAGTGATGCTCACCCCCGTGCCAGCAGCTATCAGTGGCATAATGAAACTGGTGCTCAGCTGCATCAAGGAAACATCTACATGCTGCGAAACGTCTCTAGACACACAGGAGCTCTGTACTGTACTGTCATCAATACAGTAGGACGAGCCAATTCAAACCCTGTGCAGCTTAATGTGTTAT TTGCCCCTGAGATCAAGACGgcttcttcctgctcttcagaGGAAGATAtggtaaagtgtgtgtgcgttgtggaGTCCAAGCCTCCCAGCATGGTCTATTTTTTGCTTTCTGACAAAGTCTTGCCAAGGACCAAGGTAGAGAAACATGGCTTTGTTACCATTGGGACTCTGCGGGCAAATTTCGGATCTTCTGAACCTGTCTATTGTCTGGCAAACAATACCCTGGGCAATGCCAACCTCACACTCCCTTTACCTAAAA ATGAAATGCTGAATCTTTATATTATCATTGCTTCTGGAGCAGGCGGGATTTTGGTGATGCTTTTAATAACAGTAATAGTTGTTAAAAAATG CAGGGGGAGGTCTAAGGATGCACCAACACCTCGCATGAGCTCACAGAAAACAGATAAAGATGTGGTGCTCTCTCAGTATGCTGCAACAAAAAG AATAGAAAGGCCATATGAGGATGTACAGTGCTCTGGCACTTACGTCGATGATCATGTATATGGCAACATGGAG ACTGACTGCGATGAAGCAGTGTATGCCAACGTGTAA
- the LOC116691035 gene encoding myelin-associated glycoprotein isoform X3 produces the protein MDSLKWTLFFVCLCFKVSQTEGSSWTIKVPSSVKGLLESCVVIPCSFNYPEPNKGVKKFTGMWYKGTHEFIYHPDKSKMEQEYQSRTELLGNIGQKNCSLKIDRLQQSDRGPFHFRIEMEGYEKYSYKDNAVTITMSEPSPIQFSIKEKIVEGDKVFASCSVSHSCPTSPPVFTWSHIGEIHFQAERLDNGQWTAKSTLNFQATSADHNKSLQCTVTYNGGQQNKKSRDLKVNYAPVNVTIEHKSDVKEGEDVQLRCSSDAHPRASSYQWHNETGAQLHQGNIYMLRNVSRHTGALYCTVINTVGRANSNPVQLNVLFAPEIKTASSCSSEEDMVKCVCVVESKPPSMVYFLLSDKVLPRTKVEKHGFVTIGTLRANFGSSEPVYCLANNTLGNANLTLPLPKSKMLNLYIIIASGAGGILVMLLITVIVVKKWGRSKDAPTPRMSSQKTDKDVVLSQYAATKRIERPYEDVQCSGTYVDDHVYGNMETDCDEAVYANV, from the exons ATGGACTCTCTCAAGTGGactctgttttttgtgtgcctttGCTTTAAAG TTTCTCAAACTGAAGGCTCATCTTGGACAATTAAGGTGCCGTCCTCAGTAAAAGGTCTCCTTGAATCCTGTGTGGTGATCCCCTGCTCGTTCAACTACCCAGAACCAAACAAGGGGGTCAAGAAATTCACTGGGATGTGGTACAAGGGGACACATGAGTTCATCTATCACCCAGACAAGTCAAAAATGGAGCAGGAGTATCAGAGTAGGACAGAGCTGCTGGGAAACATCGGACAGAAGAACTGTTCACTGAAGATTGATCGCCTTCAACAAAGTGACCGAGGGCCATTTCATTTCAGGATCGAAATGGAAGGCTATGAAAAGTATTCTTACAAAGATAATGCAGTTACCATTACAATGA GTGAACCAAGTCCCATCCAGTTCTCTATAAAAGAGAAGATAGTGGAAGGTGATAAGGTGTTTGCATCCTGCTCAGTGTCTCATTCCTGCCCCACCTCTCCTCCTGTCTTCACCTGGAGTCACATTGGAGAGATACATTTCCAAGCAGAGCGGCTTGACAATGGCCAGTGGACAGCAAAATCTACCCTGAATTTTCAAGCTACCAGCGCTGATCACAACAAGTCTTTACAGTGCACTGTAACATACAATGGAGGGCAGCAGAACAAGAAATCCAGAGACCTCAAAGTAAATT ATGCCCCAGTAAATGTGACGATTGAGCACAAGTCAGATGTAAAGGAGGGAGAAGATGTGCAGCTGCGATGCTCCAGTGATGCTCACCCCCGTGCCAGCAGCTATCAGTGGCATAATGAAACTGGTGCTCAGCTGCATCAAGGAAACATCTACATGCTGCGAAACGTCTCTAGACACACAGGAGCTCTGTACTGTACTGTCATCAATACAGTAGGACGAGCCAATTCAAACCCTGTGCAGCTTAATGTGTTAT TTGCCCCTGAGATCAAGACGgcttcttcctgctcttcagaGGAAGATAtggtaaagtgtgtgtgcgttgtggaGTCCAAGCCTCCCAGCATGGTCTATTTTTTGCTTTCTGACAAAGTCTTGCCAAGGACCAAGGTAGAGAAACATGGCTTTGTTACCATTGGGACTCTGCGGGCAAATTTCGGATCTTCTGAACCTGTCTATTGTCTGGCAAACAATACCCTGGGCAATGCCAACCTCACACTCCCTTTACCTAAAAgtaag ATGCTGAATCTTTATATTATCATTGCTTCTGGAGCAGGCGGGATTTTGGTGATGCTTTTAATAACAGTAATAGTTGTTAAAAAATG GGGGAGGTCTAAGGATGCACCAACACCTCGCATGAGCTCACAGAAAACAGATAAAGATGTGGTGCTCTCTCAGTATGCTGCAACAAAAAG AATAGAAAGGCCATATGAGGATGTACAGTGCTCTGGCACTTACGTCGATGATCATGTATATGGCAACATGGAG ACTGACTGCGATGAAGCAGTGTATGCCAACGTGTAA
- the LOC116691056 gene encoding uncharacterized protein LOC116691056 isoform X2: MLVNLKVSFLDQMKLPDLIDLSFILILVSNSKGKNWTVTVDRRIDATPGSNVTIPCYFTYPVKYHTEDVQVHWKVKNNLTGFNEKLNAFVFHPNDTYVLEKYRGKTKLTGDKAKGDCTLKIFKILEYEKNIYVRVLAKDNYSFKKDLVTIGVSGNKSVSLKPDFIPIPSPTFETTESDMAVFSTVGTPREASLYMAIFVPVAALLIIIFVIAIVLCLKKRRSQSFTREESGYYENVSRASSNQAKRKTSCTTQDNKKLSELKAIDEPVYINIEAIPGQMDQSMDHTDNTYGNVDYEK; this comes from the exons ATGTTGGTTAACCTCAAAGTGTCTTTCTTGGATCAGATGAAGCTCCCAGACCTGATTGATCTTAGTTTCATATTGATCCTGGTCTCTAATTCAAAAG GTAAAAACTGGACTGTTACTGTCGACAGAAGGATTGATGCAACACCGGGTTCAAACGTGACCATACCATGTTACTTTACCTATCCAGTCAAATACCACACTGAAGATGTTCAAGTTCActggaaagtaaaaaataacCTTACTGGCTTCAACGAAAAActaaatgcatttgttttccACCCAAATGACACATATGTGCTTGAGAAGTACAGAGGAAAGACCAAACTCACTGGAGATAAAGCCAAAGGTGACTGCACCCTGAAGATCTTTAAAATCTTGGAGtatgaaaaaaatatctatgtGAGAGTTCTTGCAAAGGACAATTACAGTTTCAAGAAAGATTTGGTCACCATTGGTGTGTCTG GTAATAAATCAGTCAGTCTTAAGCCAG ATTTCATACCAATACCATCACCCACCTTTGAAACAACAGAAT CAGACATGGCGGTTTTCTCCACAGTGGGTACGCCCAGGGAGGCTTCCCTGTATATGGCTATCTTTGTTCCAGTCGCTGCACTTCTGATCATTATTTTTGTCATTGCAATCGTCCTTtgcctaaaaaaaagaag GTCACAATCTTTTACCAGGGAGGAGTCTGGATATTATGAAAATGTTAGCCGAGCATCATCAAACCAAGCCAAAAG AAAAACATCTTGTACAACACAAGATAACAAGAAACTTTCTGAACTGAAGGCCATTGATGAACCTGTCTACATCAACATTGAG GCTATACCAGGTCAGATGGATCAAAGTATGGATCACACAGACAATACATACGGAAATGTGGATTATGAAAAGTAG
- the LOC116691056 gene encoding uncharacterized protein LOC116691056 isoform X1 gives MLVNLKVSFLDQMKLPDLIDLSFILILVSNSKGKNWTVTVDRRIDATPGSNVTIPCYFTYPVKYHTEDVQVHWKVKNNLTGFNEKLNAFVFHPNDTYVLEKYRGKTKLTGDKAKGDCTLKIFKILEYEKNIYVRVLAKDNYSFKKDLVTIGVSGNKSVSLKPDFIPIPSPTFETTESLFTADMAVFSTVGTPREASLYMAIFVPVAALLIIIFVIAIVLCLKKRRSQSFTREESGYYENVSRASSNQAKRKTSCTTQDNKKLSELKAIDEPVYINIEAIPGQMDQSMDHTDNTYGNVDYEK, from the exons ATGTTGGTTAACCTCAAAGTGTCTTTCTTGGATCAGATGAAGCTCCCAGACCTGATTGATCTTAGTTTCATATTGATCCTGGTCTCTAATTCAAAAG GTAAAAACTGGACTGTTACTGTCGACAGAAGGATTGATGCAACACCGGGTTCAAACGTGACCATACCATGTTACTTTACCTATCCAGTCAAATACCACACTGAAGATGTTCAAGTTCActggaaagtaaaaaataacCTTACTGGCTTCAACGAAAAActaaatgcatttgttttccACCCAAATGACACATATGTGCTTGAGAAGTACAGAGGAAAGACCAAACTCACTGGAGATAAAGCCAAAGGTGACTGCACCCTGAAGATCTTTAAAATCTTGGAGtatgaaaaaaatatctatgtGAGAGTTCTTGCAAAGGACAATTACAGTTTCAAGAAAGATTTGGTCACCATTGGTGTGTCTG GTAATAAATCAGTCAGTCTTAAGCCAG ATTTCATACCAATACCATCACCCACCTTTGAAACAACAGAAT CCTTGTTCACAGCAGACATGGCGGTTTTCTCCACAGTGGGTACGCCCAGGGAGGCTTCCCTGTATATGGCTATCTTTGTTCCAGTCGCTGCACTTCTGATCATTATTTTTGTCATTGCAATCGTCCTTtgcctaaaaaaaagaag GTCACAATCTTTTACCAGGGAGGAGTCTGGATATTATGAAAATGTTAGCCGAGCATCATCAAACCAAGCCAAAAG AAAAACATCTTGTACAACACAAGATAACAAGAAACTTTCTGAACTGAAGGCCATTGATGAACCTGTCTACATCAACATTGAG GCTATACCAGGTCAGATGGATCAAAGTATGGATCACACAGACAATACATACGGAAATGTGGATTATGAAAAGTAG
- the LOC116691056 gene encoding uncharacterized protein LOC116691056 isoform X4 codes for MKLPDLIDLSFILILVSNSKGKNWTVTVDRRIDATPGSNVTIPCYFTYPVKYHTEDVQVHWKVKNNLTGFNEKLNAFVFHPNDTYVLEKYRGKTKLTGDKAKGDCTLKIFKILEYEKNIYVRVLAKDNYSFKKDLVTIGVSGNKSVSLKPDFIPIPSPTFETTESLFTADMAVFSTVGTPREASLYMAIFVPVAALLIIIFVIAIVLCLKKRRSQSFTREESGYYENVSRASSNQAKRKTSCTTQDNKKLSELKAIDEPVYINIEAIPGQMDQSMDHTDNTYGNVDYEK; via the exons ATGAAGCTCCCAGACCTGATTGATCTTAGTTTCATATTGATCCTGGTCTCTAATTCAAAAG GTAAAAACTGGACTGTTACTGTCGACAGAAGGATTGATGCAACACCGGGTTCAAACGTGACCATACCATGTTACTTTACCTATCCAGTCAAATACCACACTGAAGATGTTCAAGTTCActggaaagtaaaaaataacCTTACTGGCTTCAACGAAAAActaaatgcatttgttttccACCCAAATGACACATATGTGCTTGAGAAGTACAGAGGAAAGACCAAACTCACTGGAGATAAAGCCAAAGGTGACTGCACCCTGAAGATCTTTAAAATCTTGGAGtatgaaaaaaatatctatgtGAGAGTTCTTGCAAAGGACAATTACAGTTTCAAGAAAGATTTGGTCACCATTGGTGTGTCTG GTAATAAATCAGTCAGTCTTAAGCCAG ATTTCATACCAATACCATCACCCACCTTTGAAACAACAGAAT CCTTGTTCACAGCAGACATGGCGGTTTTCTCCACAGTGGGTACGCCCAGGGAGGCTTCCCTGTATATGGCTATCTTTGTTCCAGTCGCTGCACTTCTGATCATTATTTTTGTCATTGCAATCGTCCTTtgcctaaaaaaaagaag GTCACAATCTTTTACCAGGGAGGAGTCTGGATATTATGAAAATGTTAGCCGAGCATCATCAAACCAAGCCAAAAG AAAAACATCTTGTACAACACAAGATAACAAGAAACTTTCTGAACTGAAGGCCATTGATGAACCTGTCTACATCAACATTGAG GCTATACCAGGTCAGATGGATCAAAGTATGGATCACACAGACAATACATACGGAAATGTGGATTATGAAAAGTAG
- the LOC116691063 gene encoding Schwann cell myelin protein isoform X1, which yields MLKGFRVMKLKLWFSFLLLNVIHDVQSQPASKWIANMPTNIPVLQGSCVVIPCIYTYPKPTSKGILNRWKGFWMKGKTIISTNIPKWKLTEEFKKRTQFLGKLQGRNCTMLLDAVRPTDVGPFHFRIEMPQYKSFTYPNTVTLDVKSNPEPPSMSVTVYEKVTASCTVSHSCPTILPRFSWTHSGSVSTRSKKLNTWQWETVSTLSFVPKSTDSNMPLNCTVLYRGGKRATSSMILSI from the exons ATGTTAAAAGGATTCAGAG TGATGAAGCTGAAGTTGTGGTTTTCCTTTCTGTTGTTAAATG TGATCCATGATGTCCAGTCTCAACCTGCCAGCAAATGGATAGCGAACATGCCAACAAATATTCCTGTCCTGCAGGGCTCCTGTGTGGTTATTCCCTGCATCTACACTTACCCCAAGCCCACATCAAAGGGGATCCTGAACAGGTGGAAAGGATTCTGGATGAAAGGGAAAACTATCATCTCAACCAACATCCCCAAATGGAAACTGACTGAGGAGTTCAAAAAACGAACCCAGTTTTTAGGAAAACTGCAGGGACGCAACTGCACCATGCTGCTGGATGCTGTCAGGCCAACTGATGTTGGCCCTTTCCACTTCAGGATTGAAATGCCACAATACAAAAGCTTCACCTACCCAAACACAGTGACCCTTGATGTTAAAA GCAACCCAGAGCCTCCATCTATGTCTGTGACGGTATATGAAAAAGTAACTGCCTCCTGCACTGTGTCTCACTCCTGCCCAACGATTCTCCCTCGATTCTCCTGGACCCATTCTGGAAGCGTCTCTACCCGATCAAAGAAGCTGAATACATGGCAGTGGGAAACAGTGTCAACGCTGTCCTTTGTTCCTAAATCCACCGACTCCAACATGCCTTTAAACTGCACAGTGCTGTACAGAGGAGGTAAGCGGGCGACAAGCTCCATGATTCTCTCAATATGA
- the LOC116691063 gene encoding Schwann cell myelin protein isoform X2 → MKLKLWFSFLLLNVIHDVQSQPASKWIANMPTNIPVLQGSCVVIPCIYTYPKPTSKGILNRWKGFWMKGKTIISTNIPKWKLTEEFKKRTQFLGKLQGRNCTMLLDAVRPTDVGPFHFRIEMPQYKSFTYPNTVTLDVKSNPEPPSMSVTVYEKVTASCTVSHSCPTILPRFSWTHSGSVSTRSKKLNTWQWETVSTLSFVPKSTDSNMPLNCTVLYRGGKRATSSMILSI, encoded by the exons ATGAAGCTGAAGTTGTGGTTTTCCTTTCTGTTGTTAAATG TGATCCATGATGTCCAGTCTCAACCTGCCAGCAAATGGATAGCGAACATGCCAACAAATATTCCTGTCCTGCAGGGCTCCTGTGTGGTTATTCCCTGCATCTACACTTACCCCAAGCCCACATCAAAGGGGATCCTGAACAGGTGGAAAGGATTCTGGATGAAAGGGAAAACTATCATCTCAACCAACATCCCCAAATGGAAACTGACTGAGGAGTTCAAAAAACGAACCCAGTTTTTAGGAAAACTGCAGGGACGCAACTGCACCATGCTGCTGGATGCTGTCAGGCCAACTGATGTTGGCCCTTTCCACTTCAGGATTGAAATGCCACAATACAAAAGCTTCACCTACCCAAACACAGTGACCCTTGATGTTAAAA GCAACCCAGAGCCTCCATCTATGTCTGTGACGGTATATGAAAAAGTAACTGCCTCCTGCACTGTGTCTCACTCCTGCCCAACGATTCTCCCTCGATTCTCCTGGACCCATTCTGGAAGCGTCTCTACCCGATCAAAGAAGCTGAATACATGGCAGTGGGAAACAGTGTCAACGCTGTCCTTTGTTCCTAAATCCACCGACTCCAACATGCCTTTAAACTGCACAGTGCTGTACAGAGGAGGTAAGCGGGCGACAAGCTCCATGATTCTCTCAATATGA